GGATGCATTGATCGTATTTTGTTATACAGAAACCAGGTACTTATCAAATACCAGTGCTCTTTATAAAATCTTGCTGTATGCAACTGATCTGGATCATTCTGGCATGTATAAACTAACATGAGCTACACATCTGTAGCTGTAGCTAGAGCTACACTCTATTGCACCATAGGTAGAAAtcttcacacagcagcagtctTTTGCAATTAGAACCGTCTCAGCAAGAAATGTGCACTAAGTGGAGTGCATGTGTGACTGCAACAACCACCAGCAATAAACAAAATTTAACTCATTAAGCTGTCTGCTCACGTAGCAGCGGCTGAATGGCggcgatgtactcagcagtgtgcgAGATGGTAGTCATagctgacaaacaaaccaaaagtgagaaaatgtttttccccCTATGAGTCTCTGTGCACTGAGAAGCAGCTATGAGACCAGAGATGCACTCAACTGTGTTATCACTAGCTGCTCCTACCAGCCAGGGGCCGGTTAAAAGTAGTAAAGAGGAGTCAacaggcagtcaatggcagaaaaaaaataaaatatatatgatgcagtttgctgcagcagattGCGAGATTGGcgtggacagacacaaaggtgCACACTTATGACATACTCCTCGGcaataacaacaacagggaaataaaaaggtgcacattttcatttgaaccTTACCTGCCACAGAAGTGTAAAATGGGGTAGGAGGTGATGACACAGATGACAATAAAAGCTCTCGCGAGGGCCACAGCGATATCATCAGAAGGGTACGACATCAACACATCCTGACTGACACTGGAGCCAAACGTCAGGAAGCCGCAGACACCTGATCAAACACAACAATCATTTAAGTATTGACAAACAGGCACAAGCCATCTGACTTGTTACAGCCCTACACAGTAGGTGACTATTGATAGCGGCTTAACTTTAACTGACGTTTTAACACATTAAGACCAGTCACATGTTGGTGATCAGGAACTACTTCATATCTGAACCACGAGACAAGAAAAACCAATAAAGAGGAGGGTGCCATGATTGTATAATGTTATCAAAATACCATTTACAGGATATAAGGTACATATTTGAGTGCACAAGTTGATAATACCTGTTCCAGTGTAAACAAATAGGCAGATTATCATGCTGAGAGTGACGACAACCCCCCAAGGTTTGATCTCTTTTCTGCTCATGCTGTTGAACACCGGCACACAGCTGACGTGGCACTGTAGAAAGAGATCAGGAGGAAGAAGATAAGACAAAACTCATCAATATCAAACTCTGTTTGAAACAAAGGCATATAGTgttatgatttaaaatgacacaaatgaaGAGATACCTGGAAACCAAAGCAAATGGTGGGCATTGCATTGAAAACTGCAGTCCAGGAAGCAGAACTGTAACAAACACAACGATTTAGCAACTCAAGCAAAGCATGACGACGAGGATGCAGATGTGTCTGCTTGAATGAGTAGGTTGACAGTGCTAAAATAAGTagtaagcatttaaaaatgtcacaaagtgTGTGGAGACTCACCTGGCAGGAACGTGGCTCGGAGTCATATCTTTATTTGGCCAGATGTACTTTATAATGACCACGATGGTCACATACCATGTTCCGATCACACTCAATGCACtacaatgaaaaacaacaacccagACATGATCATCACGTAAGGTTAAAGCTAAGAAAATATTAACCAATTTCAATCctttgtgataaataagatGAGTTATAAACGTTTTTTGTACCTGGCATATTTCTGAAAGCCAATCTCTTTtgggatggagagaggaagaataaTCAGGACTGCAGTAACACAGATGGTAAACTTGCGGTCAGTGTACCAGTGGCCACTGACTGTACCATCTGTTTCATGAGCCACTGCTGCCaccactgaaacaaaaaacaggagtTACAAAATCATTGACAAGGACAGTCAGAAGGAGGAAGTATGCTGGATGAGAGTAGAGACTGTAATTGTAAACTGCAGTACACACGGCAGATAATTACAGTCACAACCACTCCATTCATTTATAAATTCCTAAATAGGTGGAAGGTCACAGTCTTTTTCCAGAAACAGGCAGAAGTAGGATTTCTACACTGTCAGCGTCTCAGTGCGAGGATGTGTACGAGTGGGTCACATGATTGTCACatttactgagagaaaaagCTGAGTGGTGTCATCCTTGATGCTCTTTGCCCTCATCAATGATGGCACTGCTACACACTACTACTACCAGACATCTTCCTTtgttcaaacacacagagcacagtTAGATGTAGGACAAAGTCCATGTAAATGTAAGTGATGTAATGGCAATAACACAAAGCTATGCTATGAGAAATTCCATCTTTTACTGTcacaggtttaggaaaatataaacatgtaacATATTTTCAAACCAATCTGATAAAAATGAGAAAGTAGAGCTTAGTGGGTGAATCACATCATAGGTTTGAATATACTTACAGCGATCCAGCTGGTCTccaatgacaataaagaaagCGATACAAGTCCCAAAGGTGTAGATAGCAATGGCGATTTCACAAGCGATCCCTGTTACTTTTCCACAAGTGGCTCTGACAACCTCCTGATACGTGCTTTCATTACTGacctgaaaaaatgaaaaagatttatACAAAGTGGACGTGGATTCAGCAGTAAATGTATTAGAAAAGCCTTTTAGCTATTTATACACTAGGTGGTTTATATGACAATGTTGACATGATGCATATTCATTTGAATTAG
This region of Anoplopoma fimbria isolate UVic2021 breed Golden Eagle Sablefish chromosome 2, Afim_UVic_2022, whole genome shotgun sequence genomic DNA includes:
- the slc38a7 gene encoding sodium-coupled neutral amino acid transporter 7, giving the protein MAINTDVEDWGGVGSNDSGERAWLLQSPSVESVRHLETERSGSGGVSSWAAIFIVVNAALGAGLLNFPAAFNLAGGVTAGVILQMFMLIFIISGLVILGYCCQVSNESTYQEVVRATCGKVTGIACEIAIAIYTFGTCIAFFIVIGDQLDRLVAAVAHETDGTVSGHWYTDRKFTICVTAVLIILPLSIPKEIGFQKYASALSVIGTWYVTIVVIIKYIWPNKDMTPSHVPASSASWTAVFNAMPTICFGFQCHVSCVPVFNSMSRKEIKPWGVVVTLSMIICLFVYTGTGVCGFLTFGSSVSQDVLMSYPSDDIAVALARAFIVICVITSYPILHFCGRAVIEGLWLRLQGEQVEVCVRREKRRRILQTLVWFVVTLVLALFIPDIGRVISLIGGLAACFIFVFPGLCLIQAKLSETDSRTASWHGLVVFGVVMVTIGAFIFGLTTTNSIYQDVIS